In one Trichlorobacter lovleyi SZ genomic region, the following are encoded:
- a CDS encoding site-specific integrase, giving the protein MKENIGVELLRSNKVNSKEKTFEINDTKLKGFTLKIYPDTVSKKGEIIPGAKTYLVRYRLPGGKQSRIIIGRHTLYTPAQARDKAEKILRNIKDGINPKVEKQHPKVSHTFKSFLEDEYSPWAEAQRKDGKATVKRLKSRFSDFLELPLTEITPLIVDKWRTGRLKDSKRPATCNRDLTAIKAFLSKAVEWEHLEHHPLAKVKPLKVDSVAKVRFLSADEEKRLLKALDDREEVARAERATANLWRKERGYPLYTDLNSVSFADHLKPMILVSLNTGIRWGELASLAWDSVDMKKALVTVIGDKAKSGKTRHVPLNSIALNALKDWKKQSSGDVVFPGRDGKKTLDNVNKSWKAVLDAAQIKNFRWHDMRHHFASWLVMAGVDLNTVRELLGHSDLKMTLRYAHLAPEHKAAAVGLLVKKK; this is encoded by the coding sequence ATGAAAGAAAACATTGGTGTTGAGCTGTTGCGAAGCAATAAGGTCAATTCTAAAGAAAAGACTTTTGAAATCAACGATACAAAGCTCAAAGGATTCACGCTTAAGATTTATCCTGACACGGTCTCCAAAAAAGGTGAAATAATTCCTGGAGCAAAAACGTATCTTGTTCGCTATAGACTGCCAGGTGGTAAACAATCACGGATCATTATCGGCAGACACACTTTATATACACCAGCCCAGGCGCGAGATAAAGCTGAAAAAATTCTTCGCAATATCAAAGACGGTATAAACCCGAAAGTTGAAAAGCAGCATCCCAAGGTGAGTCACACTTTCAAGTCCTTCCTCGAAGATGAATATTCTCCTTGGGCGGAAGCTCAACGAAAAGATGGCAAAGCCACTGTCAAAAGGCTCAAATCCCGTTTTTCTGATTTCCTTGAACTGCCACTTACGGAAATTACTCCTCTGATCGTCGATAAGTGGCGTACCGGGCGATTGAAGGACAGCAAACGACCCGCAACATGTAACCGTGATCTCACAGCGATAAAGGCATTCCTCTCAAAGGCGGTCGAATGGGAACATCTTGAACATCATCCCCTCGCAAAAGTGAAACCGTTAAAAGTCGACAGCGTGGCAAAAGTGCGCTTCTTGTCTGCCGATGAAGAAAAGCGACTTTTGAAAGCTCTTGATGATCGGGAGGAAGTGGCACGGGCAGAACGGGCAACCGCTAACTTGTGGCGCAAGGAGAGAGGTTACCCGTTATATACCGATCTGAACTCTGTCTCATTTGCGGATCACTTGAAGCCCATGATCCTCGTCTCTCTCAATACCGGCATACGTTGGGGAGAACTTGCCAGCTTGGCCTGGGACTCGGTAGATATGAAAAAGGCACTGGTTACGGTTATTGGCGACAAAGCCAAAAGCGGAAAGACCCGCCATGTCCCCTTGAACAGTATCGCTTTGAATGCCCTGAAGGACTGGAAAAAGCAATCGAGTGGTGACGTGGTATTTCCGGGCAGGGATGGCAAAAAGACTTTGGACAACGTGAACAAGTCATGGAAGGCCGTATTGGATGCTGCTCAGATAAAAAACTTTCGCTGGCACGATATGCGGCACCATTTCGCAAGCTGGTTGGTGATGGCTGGAGTTGATCTGAATACGGTTCGTGAGCTGCTGGGGCATTCTGATCTGAAAATGACCCTACGGTATGCCCATCTTGCACCAGAACATAAAGCTGCTGCAGTTGGACTGCTAGTCAAGAAGAAGTAA
- a CDS encoding helix-turn-helix domain-containing protein, translated as MFVARSASEVLDEIRRMKGLGSDAALGDVFGVRQSTVSSWRARNSLPYEEIIAFCVREGISTDNLLLHQGPVRIIKEKIGDSGRPVTVTIEIDDLFTTRLMRELGERTVEWLAGESGLETARVEDIMAGQDLPTVDELESIADTLDVSMSWLAQRSTISSENWMFEFFKKGGKAVFPAEIFKAYLLAAENYIEKMQGLVKLSPELKADVITTACRVHMKETPNSTDVNVELIRYLLMLPR; from the coding sequence ATGTTTGTAGCGAGATCCGCAAGCGAAGTACTCGATGAAATTCGGCGAATGAAGGGGCTTGGCTCCGATGCTGCTCTGGGAGATGTATTCGGGGTCAGGCAGTCGACGGTGTCTTCTTGGCGGGCTCGTAACTCGCTACCCTATGAAGAAATTATCGCGTTCTGTGTCAGAGAGGGGATTTCTACCGATAATCTGTTGCTTCATCAAGGACCGGTCAGAATTATTAAAGAGAAGATCGGAGACTCCGGCAGGCCGGTTACCGTAACGATTGAGATCGATGATTTGTTCACCACACGGTTGATGCGAGAACTTGGGGAGAGGACAGTAGAGTGGCTTGCCGGGGAAAGCGGCTTAGAAACGGCCAGGGTTGAAGATATAATGGCCGGTCAGGATCTGCCTACCGTTGACGAGCTTGAATCCATTGCCGATACGCTGGATGTTAGTATGAGTTGGCTGGCCCAGAGAAGCACGATTTCAAGTGAAAATTGGATGTTTGAGTTCTTCAAGAAGGGTGGTAAGGCAGTCTTTCCAGCGGAAATTTTCAAAGCATATTTGCTGGCGGCAGAAAATTACATCGAAAAAATGCAGGGCCTCGTAAAGTTATCCCCAGAACTCAAGGCTGATGTCATTACTACGGCATGTCGGGTACATATGAAAGAAACACCGAACAGTACAGATGTAAATGTGGAGTTGATCAGATATCTTCTGATGTTGCCAAGGTAA
- a CDS encoding helix-turn-helix domain-containing protein, with product MSSTAKLVFGKLCQYAGQNGQAYPSYKTLAGDVGVERRQAIRAVKELVDYGLIKPVGRKKGDGGFTSNIYAFLWHQTFSDDGLTDPGDKNDTRGGVTNVTTPQCHKRHHLVSDMSPKENHTRESNSETTTTEEIRLLLSGTPLSKISEKEVRILIKRHGNERVMQAADIAAEKWRRERKEIKNPGGYLQTFCVNLVVPEWYEPPHVRAANAEAAAERKRAEDDKHEELKKAEAQESKERDDYWHSLSEADQNKFIEDEKNSSPIGKFIPEIGVVALAKSKAWGCRKQMITNTGATIEPSP from the coding sequence TTGTCTTCGACAGCAAAACTGGTTTTCGGGAAGCTTTGTCAGTATGCCGGCCAAAACGGGCAGGCGTATCCGAGCTATAAAACTCTTGCCGGTGACGTCGGCGTGGAACGCCGTCAGGCCATAAGGGCCGTGAAGGAACTTGTCGATTATGGCTTGATCAAACCGGTCGGGCGAAAGAAGGGTGATGGTGGTTTTACTTCCAATATCTATGCTTTTCTCTGGCACCAGACTTTTTCAGATGATGGTCTTACGGACCCTGGTGACAAAAATGACACCAGGGGTGGTGTCACAAATGTCACTACCCCCCAGTGTCATAAACGACACCACCTGGTGTCAGATATGTCACCCAAAGAGAATCATACAAGAGAATCAAATAGTGAAACGACAACAACAGAAGAAATCAGGTTGTTGTTATCCGGCACGCCATTGTCAAAAATCTCTGAAAAAGAGGTGAGGATTCTGATCAAGCGCCACGGTAACGAAAGGGTTATGCAGGCTGCTGATATTGCCGCAGAAAAATGGCGACGTGAGCGCAAAGAAATCAAGAACCCCGGCGGCTATCTCCAAACATTCTGTGTGAATCTCGTCGTACCGGAATGGTACGAGCCCCCGCATGTTCGCGCTGCCAATGCAGAGGCGGCCGCAGAACGGAAACGTGCCGAAGACGATAAGCATGAGGAACTGAAGAAGGCGGAAGCACAGGAGTCAAAAGAACGTGATGACTACTGGCACTCCCTGTCCGAAGCGGACCAAAATAAATTCATCGAAGATGAAAAGAATTCATCGCCAATTGGTAAGTTCATTCCGGAGATAGGAGTGGTTGCACTTGCCAAGTCAAAGGCTTGGGGCTGTCGCAAACAAATGATCACAAATACCGGAGCCACTATTGAGCCATCGCCGTGA